A single Nisaea sp. DNA region contains:
- a CDS encoding multidrug effflux MFS transporter, translating to MTAQRKAPPILVLIIATATGPLALNLFVPSMPGLVPIFGTDYHTVQYTLTLYLAGIAVGQLLYGPISDRIGRRPTLLAGLAIYTLASLLCAFAGSIEWLITGRIFQALGGCAGMVLGRAIVRDVYEREEAAPVIAFITMAMAVAPMIGPAIGGFLDSAFGWYAGFYVVAAMGGAALAYAIPTLHETHHARAERIDVRSLARSYGALLTSRAYLGYTLNTSFSIGCFFAFLSSAPYVTIEILKIPPHVYGFFFIIVSLAYISGNFVATRISRRLGIDRMILLGCCFSMGGAVVLTALSTLGFLSALAIFLPFALVAFGNGMSQPNAIAGAVSVNPLIAGAASGLMGFMQMVFGGIATVTVGYFQNDTDFIALAVTVMVGACCALASLSLVRNQTPIVPLEQEAAAE from the coding sequence GTGACAGCCCAGCGCAAGGCTCCCCCAATTCTCGTGCTCATTATCGCGACAGCGACCGGGCCCCTTGCCCTGAATCTTTTTGTTCCCTCAATGCCGGGCCTCGTGCCGATTTTCGGGACCGATTATCATACCGTTCAATACACACTGACGCTGTATCTCGCGGGTATCGCCGTCGGCCAACTTCTCTACGGGCCGATTTCTGACCGGATCGGGCGCCGGCCGACCTTGCTGGCCGGGCTGGCGATATACACGCTCGCCAGTCTTCTCTGCGCCTTTGCGGGCTCCATCGAGTGGCTGATAACCGGCCGCATCTTCCAGGCTCTTGGCGGGTGTGCCGGCATGGTCCTCGGGCGCGCCATCGTGCGGGACGTTTATGAGCGCGAGGAAGCAGCCCCGGTGATCGCCTTCATCACCATGGCCATGGCCGTTGCCCCCATGATTGGTCCGGCTATCGGAGGCTTTCTGGATAGCGCATTTGGCTGGTACGCAGGTTTCTATGTCGTTGCGGCCATGGGCGGCGCGGCTCTGGCTTATGCCATACCGACACTGCATGAAACGCACCATGCCCGTGCAGAGCGGATCGATGTTCGCAGTCTTGCCCGCAGCTACGGCGCCCTGCTGACATCGCGCGCCTATCTCGGCTATACGCTGAACACATCATTCTCGATCGGTTGCTTCTTCGCCTTCCTGTCGTCCGCTCCCTACGTAACGATCGAGATCCTGAAAATCCCGCCGCATGTCTACGGATTCTTCTTCATTATCGTTTCCCTGGCCTATATTTCCGGCAATTTCGTTGCCACCCGTATATCGCGGCGGCTCGGCATTGATCGCATGATCCTGCTCGGCTGTTGCTTCTCCATGGGGGGCGCAGTGGTTCTGACCGCATTGTCGACGCTCGGGTTTCTGTCGGCTTTGGCGATTTTCCTGCCCTTTGCCCTGGTTGCGTTTGGCAATGGCATGAGCCAACCCAATGCAATTGCCGGTGCTGTCAGCGTCAACCCGCTGATCGCGGGCGCGGCATCCGGCCTGATGGGTTTCATGCAGATGGTGTTCGGTGGCATCGCGACCGTTACCGTTGGCTACTTCCAGAACGATACGGACTTCATCGCGCTCGCGGTGACGGTCATGGTCGGAGCATGCTGCGCTCTCGCAAGCCTCTCCCTCGTCCGGAACCAGACACCAATAGTGCCACTGGAACAGGAAGCAGCCGCAGAATGA
- a CDS encoding pyridoxamine 5'-phosphate oxidase family protein, producing MSERPELDPDAHVLISRASELFSAAPGNPHSPFRYPVLATIGRDGSPNARILVLRTADPVAWQAILHTDSRAEKVSELETNDGAMLVFYDHEASLQLRLKGAIGRNTDNAAREAIWAELPASTRPNYRASLPTGSAISAAGDGIDPAVSQSGYENFDVLTFSAETVDILQLSRSGNRRYRLDAALGTGSWLVP from the coding sequence ATGAGCGAACGGCCGGAATTGGATCCGGACGCGCACGTCCTGATCAGCCGGGCATCGGAACTCTTCTCCGCCGCTCCGGGAAATCCGCATTCCCCATTCCGCTATCCCGTCCTGGCGACAATCGGGCGAGACGGCAGTCCCAACGCCCGGATTCTGGTTCTCCGAACAGCAGATCCCGTGGCCTGGCAAGCAATACTGCACACGGACAGCCGGGCTGAGAAAGTCTCCGAACTGGAGACAAACGACGGAGCCATGCTGGTCTTTTATGACCATGAGGCGAGTTTGCAATTGCGGCTCAAAGGGGCAATAGGCAGAAACACCGACAATGCGGCGCGCGAAGCCATCTGGGCAGAGCTTCCGGCAAGTACCCGGCCGAACTATCGGGCCAGCCTGCCGACGGGATCGGCGATCAGCGCAGCCGGTGACGGCATCGACCCGGCCGTCTCTCAATCCGGTTACGAAAATTTCGACGTTCTTACCTTCTCAGCCGAGACAGTCGATATCCTGCAACTCTCACGCAGTGGCAACCGGCGGTACCGCCTCGACGCCGCGCTCGGGACCGGAAGTTGGCTGGTGCCCTGA
- a CDS encoding DOPA 4,5-dioxygenase family protein, translating to MPKKTSDILGYHAHVYFGAESAESARTLREAIEQQFDIEMGRFHEKPVGPHPRYSYQVAFKPEQFGEIIPWLSLNRGDLTVFVHAETGDELADHTQHVIWLGPSEDLKVSMFEK from the coding sequence ATGCCTAAAAAGACATCCGATATCCTTGGGTACCACGCCCATGTTTATTTCGGCGCTGAGAGCGCAGAGTCGGCCCGTACACTCCGCGAGGCGATTGAGCAGCAGTTCGATATAGAAATGGGCCGGTTCCACGAGAAACCGGTCGGCCCGCATCCGCGGTACAGCTATCAGGTCGCGTTCAAACCGGAGCAGTTTGGGGAGATCATTCCCTGGCTGTCTCTCAATCGCGGTGACCTGACCGTCTTTGTGCATGCAGAGACGGGGGACGAGTTGGCGGATCACACCCAGCATGTGATCTGGCTGGGCCCGTCGGAAGATCTGAAAGTCAGCATGTTCGAGAAGTAA
- a CDS encoding thioredoxin family protein codes for MALRKTEICDFGWTAPDFRLKGIDGAEHGLADLRGPNGTLIMFICNHCPYVKAIAGKIARDTAELASLGIASVAIMSNDAKAYPADSFDNMIRFAATHKFSFPYLIDETQQVARAYDAVCTPDFFGFDSDLGLQYRGRLDESRASPVEGARRDLFEAMKLVAETGHGPQEQIASMGCSIKWKADA; via the coding sequence ATGGCCCTTAGAAAAACCGAGATCTGCGACTTCGGCTGGACGGCGCCGGACTTCCGGCTGAAGGGAATTGACGGTGCGGAACATGGCCTTGCGGATCTTCGCGGCCCGAACGGCACGCTCATCATGTTTATCTGCAATCACTGCCCCTATGTGAAGGCAATCGCGGGCAAAATTGCGCGGGATACTGCGGAACTTGCCTCTCTTGGCATTGCCTCGGTCGCCATCATGTCGAACGACGCGAAGGCCTATCCGGCGGATTCCTTCGACAACATGATCAGGTTCGCCGCCACGCATAAATTCAGCTTTCCCTATCTGATCGACGAGACCCAGCAGGTTGCGCGCGCCTACGACGCAGTGTGCACGCCAGATTTCTTCGGCTTCGATTCGGATCTCGGCTTGCAATATCGGGGGCGTCTTGACGAAAGTAGAGCTTCACCGGTTGAAGGTGCACGGCGCGATCTGTTCGAGGCCATGAAGCTGGTGGCAGAGACCGGTCACGGCCCGCAAGAGCAGATCGCCAGCATGGGCTGCTCGATCAAGTGGAAAGCGGACGCCTGA
- a CDS encoding PAS domain-containing protein — protein sequence MSSLTLPPSLTPEGMDFVTYWHSLREGRHLPEREDIDPGAIKHLLPYIVIHDLVSPDLIRLRLIGTAVAEDYEEDITGWNYLDMVEPARREAASRALFILHDTPVGMSVTLRSTTRSGSSWTRQTIDLPISDLRNNRKLVFSFSLRAKPGMSAVPDNPKLQVQQITSREFFDIGAGIPCHLE from the coding sequence GTGAGCAGCCTGACGCTGCCGCCATCCCTGACACCTGAGGGCATGGATTTTGTCACATATTGGCATTCCCTGCGCGAAGGTCGGCACCTCCCCGAACGGGAGGACATTGATCCAGGCGCCATCAAACACCTGCTCCCCTATATCGTCATCCACGACCTTGTTTCGCCAGACCTCATTCGGCTTCGCCTGATCGGTACTGCCGTGGCAGAGGATTATGAAGAAGACATCACCGGCTGGAACTACCTCGACATGGTTGAACCAGCGCGCAGGGAAGCGGCGTCCAGGGCATTATTCATCCTGCACGACACACCTGTCGGAATGTCCGTAACACTGCGTTCGACGACCCGGTCAGGCAGCTCCTGGACCCGTCAGACGATCGATCTTCCTATTTCTGATCTCAGGAACAATCGCAAGCTGGTCTTTTCCTTCAGTCTGCGAGCAAAACCAGGCATGTCTGCTGTCCCGGACAACCCCAAACTCCAGGTCCAACAGATCACAAGCCGGGAGTTTTTCGATATCGGCGCAGGCATACCCTGCCACTTGGAATGA
- a CDS encoding sodium-dependent transporter, whose translation MAEREQWGTQLGFILATIGSAVGIGNIWRFPYIAGENGGGSFLLIYLVCVVLIGLPLVIAELAIGRTARLDTVSAFPALAPRNPLRHAGWAAAVTGTVILSFYSVIAGWTFRYFYVAVSGGLWEASGAGYAGYFSGFSGRVMEPLLWQTGAVLLAGVVVARGIEHGIERLNRFMMPVLAVIMIGLALYGLFRPDGAAGLTYMFALDPAAFSDPGVYVAALGQAFFSIGVGMAIFITYGSYMRTDTPILKSAVYIVIGDSLFAVLAGVAIFPAVFAHGLNPASGPELAFVVLPSVFEELYGGAMLAPAFFFLLAAAGLTSMISVLEVPVAVCMDRFGISRAIATRAMVTVVLIVGFIPGLSFSVLKEIKLAGRDLFEVFDLVASSLLLPLSGLLVSLFVGWGLYRRDALSFAGLDGILGGVWIWLLRAVVPIMILLILMNAFLGE comes from the coding sequence ATGGCGGAGCGCGAACAATGGGGCACCCAGCTTGGCTTCATTCTCGCGACGATCGGATCAGCAGTCGGGATCGGGAATATCTGGCGCTTCCCGTATATTGCCGGTGAGAACGGCGGTGGCAGCTTTCTGCTGATCTATCTGGTGTGCGTGGTCCTGATCGGATTGCCGCTCGTGATTGCCGAGCTGGCAATAGGGCGCACGGCGCGTCTCGACACTGTATCAGCCTTTCCCGCCCTGGCACCGCGCAACCCCCTTCGGCATGCCGGCTGGGCTGCTGCCGTCACCGGGACCGTCATTCTGAGTTTTTATTCCGTCATCGCTGGCTGGACGTTCCGCTACTTCTACGTGGCCGTCAGCGGAGGGCTCTGGGAGGCGAGCGGTGCCGGTTATGCCGGGTATTTCTCCGGCTTCTCAGGACGCGTCATGGAGCCATTGCTCTGGCAGACAGGCGCAGTTTTGCTTGCGGGGGTTGTGGTCGCGCGCGGCATCGAGCATGGGATAGAGCGGCTGAATCGGTTCATGATGCCTGTGCTTGCGGTGATCATGATTGGCCTGGCGCTTTACGGTTTGTTCCGGCCCGACGGTGCTGCCGGGCTGACCTACATGTTTGCACTCGATCCGGCGGCTTTCTCCGACCCGGGCGTTTATGTCGCGGCTCTGGGACAGGCCTTCTTTTCCATAGGGGTCGGGATGGCCATTTTCATCACGTATGGCAGCTACATGAGGACCGATACACCGATTCTGAAATCGGCGGTTTATATTGTGATAGGCGACAGTCTTTTCGCTGTGCTCGCTGGTGTCGCGATTTTCCCGGCAGTCTTCGCGCATGGTCTCAATCCGGCGTCCGGACCCGAGCTTGCCTTTGTGGTGCTGCCGAGTGTTTTCGAGGAGCTCTATGGCGGGGCGATGTTGGCGCCCGCATTCTTCTTCCTTCTGGCGGCGGCAGGACTGACATCGATGATCTCCGTTCTGGAGGTCCCGGTCGCGGTCTGTATGGACCGTTTCGGCATATCACGGGCGATAGCGACCCGGGCGATGGTTACCGTCGTTCTCATTGTCGGATTTATTCCCGGCCTTAGCTTCAGCGTGCTGAAGGAGATCAAACTGGCGGGAAGGGATCTTTTCGAAGTCTTCGATCTTGTTGCATCATCGCTGCTGCTGCCGCTCAGCGGGCTTCTCGTCAGCCTTTTCGTCGGCTGGGGACTCTATCGTCGTGATGCACTGAGTTTTGCCGGGCTGGACGGCATATTAGGCGGAGTCTGGATCTGGTTGCTCAGAGCGGTCGTGCCAATCATGATCCTCTTGATTCTGATGAATGCTTTTCTCGGTGAATAG
- the gcvA gene encoding transcriptional regulator GcvA, producing the protein MLSRLPLNGLRCFEAAARHMSFKLAAGELFVTPAAISQQIKALEAELGCSLFLRRPRALELTPEGARLAPAVREAFSRLLSAVNDLKEHEEGRPLTVSVLPSFAVKWLIPRLSRFRMRYPEIDVRIAAEDRKADFVSDGVDVALRLGEGKEEGVHVQQIMTECIYPVCSPEVAARPPGLKRPEDLKHYPLLHDVNSFAGETWAHFLEHFGIEGVDVRRGAFFTQMDMVLQAAIEGQGVALARSQLVTEDLRAGRLIRPFEVETPAPLAYYFVCREESLRSNKVSVFRDWILDEVRRDGDPGDAA; encoded by the coding sequence ATGTTGAGCCGTTTACCCCTGAATGGTCTGCGCTGCTTTGAAGCGGCGGCGCGGCATATGAGTTTTAAACTCGCGGCCGGTGAGCTGTTCGTGACGCCGGCTGCCATCAGCCAGCAGATCAAGGCTCTGGAGGCGGAGCTCGGCTGTTCCCTGTTCCTGCGGCGTCCGAGGGCGCTTGAGCTGACGCCTGAAGGCGCACGACTTGCCCCGGCCGTGCGGGAAGCCTTTTCCCGCCTGCTGTCAGCGGTTAACGACCTGAAGGAGCATGAGGAAGGACGCCCGCTGACAGTCAGCGTGCTGCCGTCCTTCGCCGTGAAATGGCTGATCCCGAGACTATCCAGATTCCGTATGCGCTACCCTGAAATCGATGTCCGGATTGCTGCCGAAGACCGCAAGGCGGACTTCGTCTCTGACGGGGTTGATGTGGCGCTGCGCCTCGGCGAGGGGAAAGAAGAGGGCGTCCACGTCCAGCAGATCATGACTGAGTGTATCTATCCTGTCTGCAGCCCCGAGGTGGCTGCGAGACCTCCAGGTCTGAAACGTCCGGAAGATCTGAAGCACTATCCATTGCTGCATGACGTGAACAGCTTTGCCGGCGAAACCTGGGCGCATTTTCTGGAGCATTTCGGCATCGAGGGTGTCGATGTGCGTCGGGGCGCTTTCTTCACACAGATGGACATGGTTCTGCAGGCTGCTATCGAAGGTCAGGGGGTGGCACTGGCTCGCTCGCAGCTGGTGACGGAGGATCTGCGCGCCGGGCGCCTGATCCGGCCGTTCGAGGTCGAGACACCGGCGCCGCTTGCCTATTACTTCGTCTGCCGGGAGGAATCCCTCCGTTCGAACAAGGTCTCCGTTTTCCGTGACTGGATTCTGGACGAGGTCCGGCGGGATGGAGACCCCGGAGACGCTGCCTGA
- a CDS encoding DUF1127 domain-containing protein, with product MFKNETLNVAPAACMTAGTNNSVFTHKRGRDGVVHAIVTTLLTWQDRLRQRQSLQDLGDRELSDMGISQAEVEYEISKPFWAA from the coding sequence ATGTTCAAGAACGAAACCCTGAACGTCGCTCCTGCCGCATGCATGACAGCAGGAACCAATAACTCGGTCTTCACGCACAAGCGTGGCCGTGATGGTGTTGTGCACGCAATCGTCACAACGCTGCTCACTTGGCAGGACCGGCTGCGTCAGCGCCAGTCCCTTCAGGATCTCGGGGACCGTGAGCTTTCCGATATGGGCATCAGCCAGGCCGAAGTCGAGTACGAGATCAGCAAGCCTTTCTGGGCTGCCTGA
- the paaE gene encoding 1,2-phenylacetyl-CoA epoxidase subunit PaaE, with product MARFTSLRVRDVRPETSDSVSIALDVPEEQRASFRYLPGQYLTLRHEIDGHDVRRSYSICSGLDDGEIRVAVKRVEGGAFSSFANDALKPGDMLDVMVPEGRFTVEPDPNATRTYVAFAAGSGITPVLSIAKSVLSAEPESRFTLFYGNRSVREIMFREALLDLKNRYPSRFSVLHVLSREPQEAALLNGRIDREKCESFFRSILNVHAVDRFFLCGPEGMIGDVRAALEAHGVEEEKVLFELFAPANDAAAKAAAARRSRLVNESETVRAGADVAIILDGVRTEFTLGADDVSILDAALGARPDLPYACKGGMCCTCRAKVLEGRVEMDLNYTLAKEEVERGFVLTCQSHPASEKVVLDYDAR from the coding sequence ATGGCGCGTTTCACCAGTTTGAGAGTGCGCGACGTGCGTCCGGAAACATCCGACAGTGTGTCCATCGCGCTTGATGTGCCGGAAGAGCAACGCGCCTCATTCCGGTATCTGCCGGGGCAGTATCTGACACTGCGCCACGAGATAGACGGTCATGATGTGCGCCGGTCCTATTCCATTTGCAGTGGCTTGGATGATGGCGAGATCAGGGTGGCGGTGAAGCGGGTCGAAGGCGGTGCCTTTTCCAGCTTCGCGAATGACGCGCTGAAACCCGGCGATATGCTTGATGTCATGGTGCCGGAAGGGCGCTTCACGGTGGAGCCGGATCCGAACGCCACGCGCACCTATGTGGCATTTGCTGCCGGAAGCGGGATCACGCCAGTCCTCTCGATCGCAAAGTCCGTGCTGTCAGCGGAGCCGGAGAGCCGGTTCACCCTGTTCTATGGCAACAGGTCGGTGCGGGAGATCATGTTCCGCGAGGCTTTGCTTGATCTGAAGAACCGTTATCCGTCGCGTTTCAGTGTTTTGCATGTGCTTAGCCGGGAGCCGCAGGAGGCCGCGCTGCTGAACGGTCGGATAGACAGGGAGAAATGCGAGAGCTTCTTCCGCTCGATCCTGAACGTGCACGCGGTGGACCGGTTTTTCCTGTGTGGGCCGGAAGGCATGATCGGGGACGTGCGAGCTGCGCTGGAGGCACATGGCGTCGAAGAGGAAAAGGTGCTCTTCGAGCTGTTCGCGCCGGCGAACGATGCGGCAGCGAAAGCGGCCGCGGCCCGGCGCAGCCGCCTCGTGAATGAATCCGAAACGGTGCGCGCGGGAGCGGACGTCGCCATCATTCTCGATGGGGTGCGTACAGAGTTTACGCTCGGTGCTGACGACGTCTCCATTCTCGACGCAGCCCTGGGGGCAAGACCGGATTTGCCCTACGCCTGCAAGGGTGGGATGTGCTGCACGTGCAGGGCAAAGGTCTTAGAAGGCCGCGTCGAGATGGATCTGAATTACACGCTTGCCAAGGAAGAGGTGGAGAGGGGCTTTGTCTTGACCTGTCAGTCACACCCGGCAAGCGAGAAGGTGGTGCTGGATTACGACGCCCGATAG
- the paaD gene encoding 1,2-phenylacetyl-CoA epoxidase subunit PaaD gives MAEPTIVPENPLKRLWHALEAVCDPEIPVLSVVDLGVVRDVEVSGDAAVVTITPTYSGCPAMAYIEMMVRDAVLGAGFNKAEVKTVLAPAWTTDWLSEAGREKLKAIGIAPPAEQSTSKKSLLGIDPVVACPRCGSEHTEILSQFGSTACKALYRCTDCAEPFDYFKCL, from the coding sequence ATGGCCGAACCCACTATTGTCCCTGAAAACCCGTTAAAGCGCCTCTGGCACGCTCTTGAAGCCGTATGCGATCCTGAAATTCCGGTTCTGTCGGTGGTGGATCTCGGTGTGGTGCGGGACGTCGAAGTCTCCGGCGATGCTGCGGTTGTGACGATTACCCCGACCTATTCCGGCTGTCCGGCCATGGCCTATATCGAGATGATGGTGCGTGACGCCGTGCTCGGAGCAGGTTTCAACAAGGCCGAGGTAAAGACGGTGCTGGCGCCTGCCTGGACGACGGACTGGCTGAGCGAGGCCGGTCGGGAAAAGCTCAAGGCTATCGGTATCGCGCCTCCTGCCGAGCAATCCACCTCCAAGAAGTCATTGCTCGGCATTGATCCGGTTGTTGCCTGCCCGCGCTGCGGCTCGGAGCATACCGAGATTCTCAGTCAGTTCGGCTCGACCGCCTGCAAGGCGCTTTACCGGTGCACTGACTGCGCCGAACCATTCGATTATTTCAAGTGTCTCTAG
- the paaC gene encoding 1,2-phenylacetyl-CoA epoxidase subunit PaaC, which translates to MTAAAQREALFEYLLRLGDNCLILGHRLSEWCGKGPVLEEDIALSNIALDLVGQSTLWLDLAATVEGAGRDADALAFKRDVLDWRNFLLVEQPNGDFAQTIVRQFLFDCFHVELLQALTKSANQEIANIAAKAIKEAVYHRRHSGQWVIRLGDGTEESRTRAQAALERLWGYTRELFDGDAVDEMMMQAGIAIDPGDFHENWRDAVTAVLGEATLTVPEATWSIGGGKKGVHSEHLGFLLAEMQFLPRAYPDAKW; encoded by the coding sequence ATGACGGCCGCCGCACAACGCGAAGCGCTTTTCGAATATCTGCTCCGTCTGGGGGATAATTGCCTGATCCTCGGGCATCGCCTGTCCGAATGGTGCGGCAAGGGTCCGGTGCTGGAAGAGGATATCGCTCTCTCCAATATCGCGCTCGATCTTGTCGGCCAGTCCACGCTTTGGCTCGATCTGGCGGCGACGGTGGAAGGTGCCGGCCGGGATGCCGATGCCCTGGCCTTCAAGCGCGACGTGCTCGATTGGCGGAATTTCCTCCTGGTCGAACAGCCGAATGGCGATTTCGCCCAGACCATCGTCCGCCAGTTCCTGTTCGACTGTTTTCATGTCGAGCTGCTCCAGGCTCTGACGAAATCGGCCAATCAGGAAATCGCGAACATCGCGGCAAAAGCGATCAAGGAAGCGGTTTATCACCGCCGGCACAGCGGCCAGTGGGTGATTCGCCTCGGAGACGGTACGGAAGAGAGCCGGACGCGGGCACAGGCAGCGCTCGAACGGCTCTGGGGTTACACCCGCGAGCTGTTTGACGGCGATGCTGTCGACGAGATGATGATGCAGGCCGGGATTGCGATCGATCCGGGCGATTTCCATGAGAACTGGCGTGACGCGGTCACAGCTGTACTCGGAGAAGCGACACTCACGGTCCCGGAAGCAACCTGGTCAATCGGCGGTGGCAAGAAGGGCGTCCATTCGGAGCATCTCGGATTCCTGCTTGCGGAAATGCAGTTCCTGCCGCGAGCCTATCCGGATGCCAAATGGTGA
- the paaB gene encoding 1,2-phenylacetyl-CoA epoxidase subunit PaaB translates to MTAGNDWPLWEVFIRAREGLSHKHVGSLHACDAEMALQHARDVYTRRREGESIWVVQSTDIVASAPADKESLFDPADAKIYRHPTFYEVPDEVECL, encoded by the coding sequence ATGACTGCCGGGAACGACTGGCCGCTTTGGGAAGTTTTCATCCGCGCACGCGAGGGGCTGTCCCACAAGCATGTAGGCTCATTGCACGCGTGCGATGCCGAGATGGCGCTGCAGCATGCCCGCGACGTTTATACAAGGCGGCGCGAAGGCGAGAGTATCTGGGTGGTGCAGTCGACCGATATCGTCGCTTCTGCTCCCGCAGACAAGGAATCCCTTTTCGATCCGGCCGATGCCAAGATCTACCGTCATCCGACCTTCTACGAAGTCCCGGATGAGGTGGAATGCCTGTGA
- the paaA gene encoding 1,2-phenylacetyl-CoA epoxidase subunit PaaA, with protein MVESQSPGQASEIEEAARFQARVDQEIKIEPRDWMPEGYRKTLVRQISQHAHSEIVGMLPEGCWVTRAPSLRRKVQLLAKIQDEAGHGLYLYSAAETLGTPRSEMIDALHSGRAKYSNIFNYPVLSWADIGTIGWLVDGAAIINQIALCRCSYGPYARAMERICREESFHQRQGYEIVMSMAFGTSEQKRMAQSALDRWWWPSLMMFGPSDQDTAHSSQSMAWKIKRVSNDDLRQQFVDMAVPQAEYLGLKIPDPDLKWNEERGHYDFGEIDWSELKRVVSGDGPCNKERMAARIKAHEDGTWVREAAVAYAEKKRQRESAARIAAE; from the coding sequence ATGGTGGAAAGCCAAAGTCCGGGTCAAGCCTCTGAAATCGAAGAGGCGGCACGTTTTCAGGCGCGGGTCGATCAGGAAATCAAGATCGAGCCGCGTGACTGGATGCCCGAAGGTTATCGGAAAACTCTGGTTCGTCAGATATCCCAGCATGCTCATTCCGAAATTGTCGGGATGTTGCCGGAAGGCTGCTGGGTTACCCGTGCGCCGTCCCTGCGCCGTAAGGTGCAGTTGCTGGCAAAGATCCAGGATGAGGCCGGTCACGGGCTTTATCTTTACAGCGCGGCCGAAACTCTCGGGACACCGCGCTCTGAGATGATCGACGCGCTGCATAGCGGCCGGGCGAAATATTCGAACATTTTCAACTACCCGGTTCTCTCCTGGGCGGATATCGGCACGATTGGCTGGCTGGTGGATGGCGCGGCCATCATTAACCAGATTGCGCTCTGCCGCTGCTCTTACGGGCCGTATGCGCGGGCGATGGAGCGAATCTGCCGGGAGGAGAGTTTTCATCAGCGCCAGGGCTATGAAATCGTCATGTCTATGGCCTTTGGGACGTCGGAGCAGAAGCGCATGGCGCAGAGCGCGCTGGACCGTTGGTGGTGGCCGTCGCTGATGATGTTCGGACCCAGCGATCAGGACACCGCGCATTCTTCCCAATCCATGGCCTGGAAGATCAAGCGCGTCTCCAATGACGACCTGCGGCAGCAATTCGTCGATATGGCAGTGCCGCAGGCTGAATATCTGGGGCTTAAGATTCCCGACCCGGATCTGAAGTGGAACGAGGAGCGCGGCCATTACGATTTCGGTGAGATCGACTGGTCCGAACTGAAGCGCGTCGTTTCCGGGGACGGACCCTGTAACAAGGAACGCATGGCGGCCCGGATCAAGGCGCATGAAGACGGTACTTGGGTCCGTGAGGCTGCCGTGGCCTATGCGGAGAAGAAACGTCAGCGCGAAAGCGCGGCACGTATCGCCGCAGAATAG
- the paaI gene encoding hydroxyphenylacetyl-CoA thioesterase PaaI — translation MNNSQTNVGAQENAEETARRVADWMYENDPATKALGMQVEEIAPGYARLRMTVRADMLNGHGTCHGGMIFTLADSAFAFACNSGNALTVAQSCDINFVNPAREGDDLIATCEEQFHRGRSGIYDTVVTTSDGTPVAFFRGKSRTIGGALVGDAPQ, via the coding sequence ATGAACAATAGCCAGACCAACGTCGGCGCACAGGAAAACGCGGAAGAGACGGCCCGGCGTGTTGCCGACTGGATGTATGAAAACGACCCGGCAACGAAGGCCCTCGGCATGCAGGTCGAGGAAATTGCGCCCGGATATGCCCGGCTTCGGATGACTGTCCGCGCGGACATGCTGAACGGTCATGGAACCTGTCACGGTGGCATGATATTCACCCTCGCCGACAGCGCTTTTGCTTTCGCCTGCAATTCGGGAAATGCCCTAACAGTGGCCCAGAGCTGTGACATCAATTTCGTTAATCCCGCACGCGAAGGCGACGACCTGATCGCTACCTGCGAAGAACAGTTTCACCGGGGCCGCTCCGGGATCTACGACACCGTTGTGACAACATCCGATGGCACGCCCGTCGCCTTTTTTCGCGGGAAATCCCGCACGATCGGTGGTGCCCTCGTCGGTGACGCGCCGCAGTAA